In one Streptomyces sp. NBC_01288 genomic region, the following are encoded:
- a CDS encoding DUF5707 domain-containing protein yields MSMTKRTLLFSLAGVAAVGGVVAGGLAASAAPAAPEKPALANGSAHYTAPSASGAGSFTYTVDVSDNSGIKGLKVVAWPASSKLKPTAADLRDVESATCRSTSDDTSRCTYTFKVTKKEAAEAAKGTWYVSALATAKDGDTTFVSSAATFDITG; encoded by the coding sequence ATGTCCATGACCAAGCGCACGCTCCTCTTCTCGCTCGCCGGTGTCGCCGCTGTCGGCGGAGTCGTCGCAGGCGGTCTCGCCGCGTCGGCCGCCCCGGCGGCCCCCGAGAAGCCGGCCCTGGCGAACGGCTCGGCCCACTACACCGCCCCGTCCGCGAGCGGCGCCGGTTCCTTCACCTACACCGTGGACGTCAGCGACAACTCGGGTATCAAGGGCCTCAAGGTCGTTGCCTGGCCCGCGAGTTCGAAGCTGAAGCCGACCGCGGCGGACCTGCGCGACGTCGAGTCCGCCACGTGCAGGAGCACCTCGGACGACACCTCGCGCTGCACCTACACGTTCAAGGTCACCAAGAAGGAGGCGGCCGAGGCGGCCAAGGGCACCTGGTACGTCTCGGCGCTCGCCACCGCCAAGGACGGCGACACGACGTTCGTGTCCAGTGCGGCCACCTTCGACATCACCGGCTGA
- a CDS encoding sensor histidine kinase has protein sequence MKRTDDRLLPVLLICAQALVWPVAPLLRGTVPTAADLLVAALVAGTVTAALALRRTRPVITLIVVAAACAVGAGPLPTGAMAVLGTAGVAIALFTVATERDTFTTVLCVVTLALWQFLQNITLHGLSDNNGLDLVLITLLYATACGAGFSVRRTRRARQAAELLLNRAETERHRLPAAERRRMERELHDVSAHHLTAVVVTAGAALGLRERRPELAAEALEFATETGREVTRALGAVRAPAPSREELPSPEERLHSLIAGFRRLNQPVEYEIDPLPDGAVADAAYGIVREALTNVARHAPGAHTTVTVRYGDTRTDIAVTSAAPPSAAPAHGAGLGGGRGQGFLRSRARETGGTLTTGPTPEGGWEVSAILPGRTAAPMEHSLPRSYRAAQVVAAIGLCFQPLLPVLIIHANSTSTGTHVSAGVLFTLLAAAQAVALLWLRKAPRTVQLALLALALLWPMAMSVGDYTGPVLLPPTLSALATCTAVISLKGRGAVSIYGSAAGRDQPHATRTYRLPQVPVSVFFIAATAAHTTALTIAILHRGTTTPTWAVPTAATTAVALALGASYYAGSLIAHRNRATQGAQSEQLATWTEEAVRDAWAERRRIAAGLETTVLARTADMITEAEAGHLDETATRAREALAAMRALLDAVRDADETTTPVLRPQPTVQALDLLAHQCRATGRDVQIRVTDRVPERLPTEVDLAAYHVAETLLATGDNDPAVLELDADGSTLTITATGVPRATDPAVQARLTARIAPLGGTLTAGRPPGTVHLRLPLTAPDDEERER, from the coding sequence ATGAAACGAACCGACGACCGGCTGCTCCCGGTCCTGCTGATCTGTGCCCAGGCCCTGGTGTGGCCGGTGGCTCCGCTGCTGCGCGGCACCGTGCCGACCGCGGCCGACCTGCTCGTGGCCGCGCTGGTCGCGGGAACCGTGACGGCCGCGCTCGCCCTGCGCCGTACCCGCCCGGTGATCACGCTCATCGTGGTCGCCGCGGCCTGCGCGGTGGGCGCCGGCCCGCTGCCCACCGGGGCGATGGCGGTCCTCGGCACCGCGGGCGTCGCGATCGCCCTGTTCACGGTGGCGACCGAGCGCGACACCTTCACGACGGTCCTGTGCGTGGTCACGCTCGCGCTCTGGCAGTTCCTGCAGAACATCACCCTGCACGGACTCAGCGACAACAACGGTCTCGACCTGGTCCTGATCACCCTGCTCTACGCCACCGCGTGCGGCGCGGGCTTCTCCGTACGACGCACCCGGCGCGCCCGCCAGGCCGCCGAACTCCTCCTGAACCGCGCCGAGACCGAGCGCCACCGGCTCCCGGCGGCCGAACGGCGGCGTATGGAACGGGAGTTGCACGACGTCAGCGCTCACCATCTGACCGCCGTGGTCGTCACCGCCGGCGCCGCGCTCGGCCTGCGCGAACGCCGCCCCGAACTCGCCGCCGAGGCACTGGAGTTCGCGACCGAGACGGGCCGCGAGGTCACCCGGGCACTGGGCGCGGTCCGTGCCCCGGCCCCGTCCCGCGAGGAACTCCCGTCCCCCGAAGAGCGGTTGCACTCGCTGATCGCCGGCTTCCGCCGCCTCAACCAACCCGTCGAGTACGAGATCGACCCCCTCCCCGACGGCGCCGTCGCGGACGCGGCCTACGGCATCGTCCGCGAGGCCCTCACCAACGTGGCCCGCCACGCCCCCGGAGCCCACACCACGGTGACCGTCCGCTACGGCGACACCCGCACCGACATCGCGGTCACCAGCGCGGCCCCGCCGTCCGCCGCCCCGGCCCACGGCGCGGGCCTGGGCGGCGGCCGAGGCCAGGGCTTCCTCCGCTCCCGGGCCCGGGAAACAGGCGGCACCCTCACCACCGGCCCCACACCGGAAGGCGGTTGGGAGGTCAGCGCGATCCTCCCCGGCCGCACGGCGGCCCCGATGGAACACTCCCTCCCCCGCAGCTACCGCGCGGCCCAGGTCGTCGCCGCGATCGGCCTGTGCTTCCAGCCCCTGCTACCGGTCCTGATCATCCACGCGAACTCGACATCGACCGGCACACATGTGTCGGCGGGGGTCCTGTTCACCTTGCTGGCAGCAGCCCAGGCGGTGGCACTGCTGTGGCTGCGCAAAGCACCGAGGACCGTCCAACTCGCCTTGCTGGCCTTGGCGTTGCTGTGGCCAATGGCAATGTCGGTGGGCGACTACACAGGCCCGGTACTGCTACCACCAACACTGAGCGCCTTGGCAACATGCACGGCGGTGATCTCCCTGAAGGGGCGCGGGGCTGTATCGATCTACGGCTCCGCCGCGGGGCGCGACCAACCACACGCGACCCGCACCTACCGACTACCTCAAGTCCCTGTCTCTGTCTTCTTCATCGCAGCCACGGCCGCACACACCACCGCCCTGACGATCGCCATCCTGCACCGAGGCACAACCACCCCCACCTGGGCGGTGCCCACGGCGGCAACCACCGCTGTCGCACTGGCACTTGGCGCGTCCTACTACGCCGGATCCCTGATCGCCCACCGCAACAGGGCAACCCAGGGCGCCCAATCAGAACAACTGGCCACCTGGACCGAGGAAGCCGTAAGAGACGCCTGGGCAGAACGCCGCCGCATCGCGGCGGGACTGGAAACCACCGTCCTCGCCCGCACCGCAGACATGATCACCGAGGCAGAGGCAGGCCACCTGGACGAAACAGCGACCCGCGCCCGAGAGGCCCTCGCGGCGATGCGCGCCCTCCTGGACGCGGTCCGGGACGCCGACGAAACGACAACCCCCGTCCTCCGCCCCCAACCCACCGTCCAGGCCCTCGACTTGCTCGCCCACCAGTGCCGAGCCACCGGCCGCGACGTACAGATACGCGTGACGGACCGGGTACCGGAAAGGCTCCCCACGGAAGTGGACCTCGCCGCCTACCACGTCGCCGAAACCCTCCTCGCGACCGGCGACAACGACCCCGCCGTACTCGAACTCGACGCGGACGGCAGTACGTTGACGATCACGGCCACCGGCGTACCCCGCGCCACCGACCCCGCCGTACAGGCCCGCCTGACGGCAAGGATCGCGCCGCTCGGCGGCACCCTGACGGCCGGCCGCCCACCGGGCACGGTCCACCTCCGGCTGCCGCTCACGGCACCGGACGACGAGGAGAGAGAACGATGA
- a CDS encoding DUF3052 domain-containing protein: MDVRRRSEKSMVNSPAAAGGYSGTPLARKIGVKPGHQVHLHHAPAPWTVPGLPADCDVTAGGTRGADVTLAFYRERRQLAAEAVELVLGLADAAMLWIAWPRKAAGHVSDIGENDLRDLFLPLGVVDVKVAALGDDWSGLKFVRRRENRQSHNKGPAK; encoded by the coding sequence ATGGACGTTCGTAGAAGGTCGGAGAAGAGCATGGTCAACTCCCCTGCGGCAGCCGGAGGTTACTCCGGCACCCCGCTCGCCAGGAAGATCGGCGTCAAGCCCGGCCACCAGGTCCACCTGCATCACGCCCCCGCCCCCTGGACCGTCCCTGGACTCCCCGCCGACTGCGACGTCACCGCCGGTGGCACCCGTGGCGCGGACGTCACCCTCGCCTTCTACCGGGAACGGCGGCAACTGGCCGCGGAGGCCGTGGAGTTGGTGCTCGGCCTCGCGGACGCCGCCATGCTCTGGATCGCCTGGCCCCGCAAGGCCGCCGGGCATGTCAGCGACATCGGCGAGAACGACCTGCGCGACCTCTTCCTCCCGCTCGGTGTCGTCGATGTGAAGGTCGCCGCGCTGGGGGACGACTGGTCGGGGCTGAAGTTCGTGCGGCGGAGGGAAAACCGGCAAAGCCACAACAAAGGTCCCGCAAAATGA
- a CDS encoding AfsR/SARP family transcriptional regulator: MRYELRFGLLGTPVLFDADANARARTRTSASAGAIGYDDPVHPIGSPKVRVLLAALLLEPGRVVSVEALKDALWGGSPPASAHASLHNHVTRLRRLLDDPDRLRAVPPGYVLRVDEGELDVSVFESHVARARTAHAAKDWSATVRACTAALALWRGTPLTGLPAELGGYAFAQRLTEARLLALEWCYDAELALGGPRLGALVPELAALVADHPLRDSYHRQLMLALHHTGRQAEALAVHRDLRNRLIEELGIEPGAGVRGAHAEVLRGAGDGAAWVEGVRGPTGAEVSGEASGGGTSRGETSEGEASGGAVVRETYGEVAQGAVAAEVPSGEVAREARRGEVARDARAAVRRGEVARHARAEVRRGEAVRDAHVTMPQGTEVREPWDLPRGAAAGRDAGTGRAADGDRVGGAEGAGRIGDVGEAGDPGCIGGAGHADRVGRAGQAGDAAAPGRAGAAEVGSADASARVPRGHGSVGHADDTEDTAGDTGQARKAMAPGRLGASGTTGEDEPASAPHALTPHPPVPDTQTPLPHAPGTQAPASDASEPTASELGISNPTASNPTAPDPTASNLTTPTAPRDHRTPHSPLSPRPAQLPPPPANFTGRAETLPALHDTLAPLSADPGAQPLAVITGMAGVGKSALALHAAHALRNRFPDGQLYVNLHGATPGMTPLTSGQALHALLRDLGAEPRHIPEHPDTASALLRSLLAPTRTLMVLDDAENAAQVRPLLPAGTGCAVIVTSRSPLTALDGARRFPLTPLSGEDSAALLRAVSGRDGLDAAHPLVELTGRLPLALRIVAARLAARRALAPDVLAGQLAATEGRLQHLEYDDLSVRRSLAVAHDALAASDRETDRDAARTLHHIGTLDLPAYGAPLLARLADTDERRAAAALDRLVDVALLEETSYGRYAPHDLVRDFARELAYRGVELKGDGVKGGGREGEAALTDTALTDTALTDAAPADTVLANSTLAETPPADIDLAGTALAETDLADAPSSQSPLSEVTLPDPTPADPDPITTALAWYAAHAERTLTAIVEPGLDQDDRRRPTAAQLPDHAAEVAAATPFPRPEDAFAWGDLELENVVTLVTRYRDTPDLRRTAHVSTLVRLLFPYVLRSGRVAETEVLGRAALGAARRLGDAAAEAYALGDLAGLHFLTGRQNEALVLNDQALAIWWRLDTVSWIRRCLNNRGLLLEGLGRYAESGVALRQSLAHSRQLNDPYGEAVTHSHLGNLYEHTDPRAAIEQHRRSLAIGDEIGAVIVQHSAHCNIGYAHLALGEPAAAVPHFEESLRILGGHGDWHGESQTRLGLVRALRLLGRTERADTEQARTESADTVQAHTAQAHTERAATECAELLRRADARADRYMGGLARHQLGLLLREQGRADEAYDEWRTALDALDGTDEKAVVQELGELLSQRDARRPPQP; this comes from the coding sequence ATGCGGTACGAGCTGCGGTTCGGACTGCTGGGCACGCCCGTCCTTTTCGACGCCGACGCGAATGCCAGGGCCAGGACCAGGACCAGTGCCAGTGCCGGTGCCATTGGCTACGACGATCCCGTGCACCCCATCGGCAGCCCCAAGGTGCGGGTCCTGCTGGCCGCGCTGCTCCTGGAACCCGGCCGGGTGGTCTCCGTAGAGGCGCTCAAGGACGCCCTGTGGGGCGGTTCACCGCCGGCGTCCGCACACGCCTCCCTGCACAACCACGTGACCCGCCTGCGCCGCCTCCTCGACGACCCCGACCGGTTGCGCGCGGTCCCGCCCGGCTATGTACTCCGGGTCGACGAGGGCGAGTTGGACGTCAGCGTCTTCGAGTCCCACGTCGCCAGGGCCCGCACCGCGCACGCGGCGAAGGACTGGTCGGCCACGGTCCGCGCCTGCACGGCGGCCCTCGCCCTCTGGCGCGGCACCCCGCTCACCGGCCTCCCCGCCGAACTCGGCGGCTACGCCTTCGCCCAGCGCCTGACCGAGGCCCGCCTCCTCGCCCTCGAATGGTGCTACGACGCGGAGTTGGCCCTGGGCGGCCCCCGACTCGGCGCGCTCGTCCCCGAGTTGGCGGCACTGGTCGCCGACCACCCCCTCCGCGACTCCTACCACCGCCAGCTGATGCTCGCCCTCCACCACACCGGCCGCCAGGCGGAGGCGCTCGCTGTCCACCGGGACTTGCGCAATCGGCTCATCGAGGAACTGGGGATCGAGCCGGGTGCGGGGGTTCGGGGGGCGCACGCGGAGGTGTTGCGGGGGGCGGGGGATGGGGCAGCGTGGGTGGAAGGGGTGCGGGGGCCGACGGGGGCGGAGGTGAGTGGAGAGGCGTCGGGTGGAGGGACGTCGCGTGGAGAGACGTCGGAGGGAGAGGCGTCGGGTGGGGCGGTGGTGCGGGAGACGTACGGCGAAGTGGCGCAGGGAGCTGTGGCTGCGGAGGTGCCGTCAGGGGAGGTGGCTCGGGAGGCGCGGCGAGGTGAGGTGGCTCGGGATGCGCGTGCAGCGGTGCGGCGAGGGGAGGTGGCTCGGCATGCGCGTGCGGAGGTGCGGCGAGGTGAGGCAGTTCGCGATGCCCACGTGACGATGCCGCAGGGCACGGAGGTGCGGGAGCCGTGGGATCTGCCGCGAGGGGCGGCGGCAGGGCGGGACGCGGGTACGGGACGGGCGGCGGACGGCGATCGCGTCGGGGGCGCCGAGGGCGCCGGGCGGATCGGGGACGTTGGGGAGGCGGGGGACCCGGGGTGCATCGGGGGCGCCGGGCACGCCGATCGTGTCGGGCGGGCCGGGCAAGCCGGCGACGCTGCGGCTCCGGGGCGCGCCGGAGCTGCCGAGGTCGGCAGTGCGGACGCGTCGGCGAGAGTGCCCCGTGGGCACGGGTCTGTCGGGCACGCGGATGACACTGAGGACACCGCCGGGGACACAGGGCAGGCCAGGAAGGCCATGGCTCCGGGTCGCCTCGGAGCCTCCGGGACCACCGGCGAGGACGAGCCGGCCAGCGCGCCTCACGCACTCACGCCTCACCCCCCGGTGCCCGACACCCAGACCCCGCTGCCCCACGCCCCGGGCACCCAAGCCCCTGCCTCAGACGCCTCCGAGCCCACCGCCTCCGAGCTCGGCATCTCCAACCCCACCGCCTCCAACCCCACCGCCCCCGACCCGACCGCCTCCAACCTCACCACTCCGACCGCTCCCCGGGACCACCGGACCCCCCACTCGCCCCTCTCACCCCGCCCCGCCCAACTCCCGCCCCCACCAGCCAACTTCACCGGCCGCGCCGAAACCCTCCCCGCCCTGCACGACACCCTCGCCCCCCTCTCCGCCGACCCTGGAGCGCAACCCCTCGCCGTCATCACCGGCATGGCCGGCGTAGGCAAGAGCGCGCTCGCGTTGCACGCGGCCCATGCGTTGAGGAACCGTTTCCCCGATGGGCAGTTGTATGTGAACCTGCACGGCGCCACCCCCGGCATGACCCCCCTCACCTCCGGCCAGGCACTGCACGCCCTGCTCCGCGACCTCGGTGCCGAACCGCGTCACATCCCCGAACACCCGGACACGGCAAGCGCGTTGCTCCGCTCCCTGCTCGCCCCGACCCGCACGTTGATGGTGCTGGACGACGCCGAGAACGCCGCCCAGGTACGGCCGTTGCTGCCGGCCGGCACCGGGTGCGCGGTGATCGTCACCAGCCGTTCGCCGCTGACCGCGCTCGACGGCGCCCGCCGCTTTCCGCTCACACCCCTGTCCGGCGAGGACAGCGCCGCACTGCTGCGCGCCGTCTCCGGCCGCGACGGCCTCGACGCGGCCCACCCGCTCGTCGAACTCACCGGCCGCCTCCCGCTCGCCCTGCGCATCGTCGCCGCCCGACTGGCCGCCCGCCGGGCCCTCGCCCCGGACGTCCTGGCCGGCCAACTCGCCGCCACGGAAGGCCGGTTGCAGCATCTGGAGTACGACGACCTCAGCGTCCGGCGTTCCCTGGCCGTCGCCCACGACGCCCTCGCCGCCTCCGACCGCGAGACCGACCGCGACGCGGCCCGCACCCTGCACCACATCGGCACCCTCGACCTCCCGGCCTACGGCGCCCCCCTGCTCGCCCGCCTCGCCGACACCGACGAACGCCGAGCCGCTGCGGCCCTCGACCGCCTGGTCGACGTAGCCCTCTTGGAGGAGACGTCGTACGGCCGCTACGCCCCCCACGACCTGGTCCGTGACTTCGCCCGTGAACTGGCTTACAGGGGAGTGGAGTTGAAGGGGGATGGGGTCAAGGGAGGCGGCAGGGAAGGGGAGGCCGCCCTCACCGACACAGCCCTCACCGACACAGCCCTCACCGACGCAGCCCCCGCCGACACCGTCCTCGCCAACTCCACCCTCGCGGAAACGCCCCCCGCTGACATCGACCTCGCAGGCACCGCTCTTGCCGAAACCGACCTCGCAGACGCCCCCTCCTCCCAATCCCCCCTCTCCGAAGTCACCCTCCCCGACCCCACCCCGGCCGACCCTGACCCCATAACAACCGCCCTCGCCTGGTACGCCGCCCACGCCGAACGCACCCTCACCGCGATCGTTGAACCAGGCCTCGACCAGGACGACCGCCGCCGACCGACAGCGGCCCAACTCCCCGATCACGCCGCGGAGGTCGCGGCCGCCACTCCCTTCCCCCGCCCCGAAGACGCCTTCGCCTGGGGCGACTTGGAGCTGGAGAACGTGGTGACGCTCGTGACCCGGTACCGCGACACCCCCGATCTCCGCCGGACCGCCCACGTCTCGACGCTCGTCCGGCTCCTCTTCCCCTACGTCCTGCGCAGCGGCCGCGTCGCCGAGACGGAAGTGCTCGGCCGGGCCGCCCTCGGTGCGGCGCGGCGGCTCGGGGACGCGGCGGCGGAGGCGTACGCGCTGGGCGATCTCGCCGGACTGCACTTCCTGACCGGCCGGCAGAACGAGGCGCTCGTCCTCAACGACCAGGCCCTGGCGATCTGGTGGCGGCTCGACACGGTCTCCTGGATCCGCCGCTGCCTCAACAACCGCGGCCTGCTCCTCGAAGGCCTGGGCCGTTACGCCGAGTCCGGGGTCGCCCTGCGCCAAAGCCTCGCCCACTCACGGCAGTTGAACGACCCGTACGGCGAGGCCGTGACCCACAGCCACCTCGGCAACCTGTACGAACACACCGACCCCCGCGCCGCCATCGAACAGCACCGCCGCTCCCTCGCCATCGGCGACGAGATCGGCGCGGTCATCGTGCAGCACTCCGCGCACTGCAACATCGGCTACGCCCATCTCGCCCTCGGCGAACCGGCCGCCGCCGTACCGCACTTCGAGGAGAGCCTGCGCATCCTCGGCGGCCACGGCGACTGGCACGGCGAGTCACAGACCCGCCTCGGCCTGGTCCGCGCCCTCCGCCTCCTCGGCCGCACCGAACGCGCCGACACCGAACAGGCCCGCACCGAAAGCGCCGACACCGTACAAGCCCACACCGCACAAGCCCACACCGAACGCGCCGCCACCGAGTGCGCCGAACTGCTCCGTCGTGCGGACGCCCGCGCCGACCGCTACATGGGCGGCCTGGCCCGCCACCAACTCGGCCTGCTGCTACGGGAACAGGGCCGCGCGGACGAGGCGTACGACGAATGGCGGACGGCCCTCGACGCCCTCGACGGGACGGACGAGAAGGCCGTCGTCCAGGAACTCGGCGAGCTGTTGTCGCAGCGTGACGCGCGTCGACCACCGCAGCCGTAG
- a CDS encoding bifunctional 3'-5' exonuclease/DNA polymerase, whose amino-acid sequence MTDRWALAPAEGGGVEVAALGPDGLPVGAVGREADLVEAVRGRPDVGRWVWRSTAEVYPVLLAAGVRVERCYDVEDAETLLLGHEGRHGEPRSAAAALARLRGGAVPPDPPQRAAEPGAQPSLFEPQSVRLPLADLLAVYAEQQRRHDATTHPDRMRLLTASESAGMLVAAEMNRAGLPWSADVHREMLHELLGERYAGGGEPRRLAELADEVSAAFGRRVRPDLPADVVKAFAEAGIKVRSTRRWEIQSLDHPAVKPLLEYKKLYRIWVAHGWSWLQDWVRDGRFRPEFLAGGTVTGRWVTNGGGGLQIPKVIRRAVVADPGWRLVVADADQMEPRVLAAISRDPGLMEVAGRATDLYQSVSDRAFSGDRDQAKIAVLGAVYGQTSGDGLKNLAALRRRFPKAVAYVDDAAKAGEEGRLVRTWLGRTCPPVAGGEDAAEEAGIPQDDPVTAPADQGWVPGYASTNSRARGRFARNFVVQGSAADWALLMLAALRRSCAELAAELVFFQHDEVIVHCPEAEADTVAAAIQEAADLAGRLTFGESPVRFPFTVAVVECYADAK is encoded by the coding sequence ATGACCGATCGCTGGGCGCTCGCTCCGGCCGAGGGCGGTGGTGTGGAGGTCGCCGCCCTCGGTCCGGACGGGCTGCCCGTGGGGGCGGTGGGGCGGGAGGCGGATCTTGTCGAGGCCGTGCGGGGGCGGCCTGACGTGGGGCGTTGGGTGTGGCGGTCCACGGCGGAGGTGTATCCGGTGCTGCTCGCCGCGGGGGTGCGGGTGGAGCGGTGCTACGACGTCGAGGACGCCGAGACGCTGTTGCTCGGGCACGAGGGGCGGCACGGTGAACCGCGGTCGGCGGCGGCCGCGCTGGCCCGGTTGCGGGGCGGGGCCGTACCGCCGGATCCGCCGCAGCGGGCGGCCGAACCGGGCGCGCAGCCCTCGCTCTTCGAGCCGCAGAGCGTCCGTCTCCCGCTGGCCGACCTGCTCGCCGTGTACGCCGAGCAGCAGCGGCGGCACGACGCCACCACGCACCCCGACCGGATGCGGCTGCTCACCGCCTCCGAGTCGGCGGGGATGCTGGTCGCGGCCGAGATGAACCGGGCCGGGCTGCCCTGGAGCGCCGATGTGCACCGGGAGATGCTGCACGAGTTGCTGGGCGAGCGGTACGCGGGCGGGGGTGAGCCGCGACGGCTCGCCGAGCTGGCGGACGAGGTGTCCGCCGCCTTCGGGAGACGGGTGCGGCCCGATCTGCCGGCCGACGTGGTCAAGGCGTTCGCCGAAGCCGGGATCAAGGTCAGGTCCACCCGGCGCTGGGAGATCCAGTCCCTCGACCATCCGGCCGTGAAACCGCTGCTGGAGTACAAGAAGCTGTACCGGATCTGGGTCGCTCACGGCTGGTCCTGGTTGCAGGACTGGGTGCGGGACGGGCGGTTCCGGCCGGAGTTCCTCGCGGGCGGGACGGTCACCGGGCGCTGGGTCACCAACGGCGGGGGCGGGCTACAGATCCCCAAGGTCATCCGGCGGGCCGTGGTCGCCGACCCGGGCTGGCGGCTCGTCGTCGCCGACGCCGACCAGATGGAACCGCGGGTGCTCGCCGCGATCTCCCGCGACCCCGGGCTGATGGAGGTGGCCGGCCGCGCCACCGACCTCTACCAGTCCGTGTCCGACCGCGCCTTCTCCGGCGACCGCGACCAGGCCAAGATCGCCGTGCTCGGAGCGGTCTACGGCCAGACCTCCGGCGACGGCCTCAAGAACCTCGCCGCGCTCAGACGCCGGTTCCCCAAGGCGGTGGCGTACGTCGACGATGCCGCGAAGGCGGGCGAGGAGGGGCGGCTCGTCCGGACCTGGCTGGGGCGGACCTGCCCGCCGGTGGCCGGGGGCGAGGACGCGGCGGAGGAGGCGGGCATCCCCCAGGACGACCCCGTCACGGCCCCCGCCGACCAGGGCTGGGTGCCGGGTTACGCCTCGACCAACTCCCGTGCCCGGGGCCGTTTCGCCCGAAACTTCGTCGTCCAGGGAAGCGCGGCGGACTGGGCCCTGCTGATGCTGGCCGCGCTCCGGCGGTCCTGCGCCGAGCTGGCGGCCGAGCTGGTCTTCTTCCAGCACGACGAGGTGATCGTGCACTGCCCGGAGGCGGAGGCCGATACCGTCGCCGCCGCGATACAGGAGGCGGCCGACCTCGCCGGGCGGCTGACGTTCGGGGAGTCGCCGGTGCGGTTTCCCTTCACGGTGGCGGTGGTTGAGTGTTACGCCGATGCCAAGTAG
- a CDS encoding Uma2 family endonuclease: MEASVEAAFDAFDAAAPEGWRVELIEGKIHVVPPANGEHEEIVSETAEQVTLNRHDGDLRTYTGIGLDAPDASLTGKVVPDLVIAPKGSFADDQRYHDPAPVVLVGEVTSESTAVNDRGPKLRGYARAGIPCYLLIDREAGTVIVYSEPTGDRYTRAAEIEISKTVALPEPLGFDLDTSRF, translated from the coding sequence ATGGAGGCTTCGGTCGAGGCCGCCTTCGACGCGTTCGACGCTGCTGCCCCGGAGGGTTGGCGCGTGGAGTTGATCGAAGGGAAGATCCACGTGGTGCCTCCGGCGAATGGGGAGCATGAGGAGATCGTGTCCGAGACGGCGGAGCAGGTCACGCTCAACCGTCACGACGGCGATCTGCGTACGTACACCGGTATCGGCCTGGACGCTCCGGACGCGTCCCTCACCGGCAAGGTGGTCCCCGATCTGGTGATCGCTCCGAAGGGCAGTTTCGCCGACGACCAGCGCTATCACGACCCCGCGCCCGTCGTGCTAGTCGGTGAGGTGACCTCCGAGTCCACCGCCGTCAACGACCGCGGTCCCAAACTGCGTGGCTACGCGCGCGCGGGCATCCCCTGCTACCTGTTGATCGACCGCGAGGCCGGGACGGTCATCGTCTACAGCGAGCCCACCGGCGACCGCTACACCCGTGCCGCCGAGATCGAGATCTCCAAGACCGTGGCTCTGCCCGAGCCGCTCGGGTTCGACCTCGACACGAGCCGGTTCTGA
- a CDS encoding glycosyltransferase family 2 protein → MVGPRIAVAVVTMGNRPAEVDALLESVAKQDLPPSRIVIVGNGCRLPEFTDRLSLPGEVTTIDLDENLGCPGGRNVGLARLRAFGDVDVVVELDDDGLLVDADVLRRVRDLYAAEPRLGIVGFRIADEHGETQRRHVPRVGAGDPMEGGYVTGFLGGGHALSMAMLAETGDWPAEFFFAHEETDLAWRAADAGWSILYAPELLLQHPKTSPARHAIYYRVTARNRVWLVRRRLPLALIPVHLGIWTLLTLVRTRSVAGLRAWFGGFVEGVRESAGERRPMRWRTVWRLTRLGRPPVI, encoded by the coding sequence GTGGTCGGACCGAGGATCGCCGTCGCCGTGGTGACCATGGGAAACCGGCCCGCCGAGGTCGACGCGCTGCTGGAGTCCGTGGCCAAGCAGGACCTCCCGCCGAGCCGGATCGTGATCGTCGGAAACGGCTGCCGGCTCCCGGAGTTCACCGACCGGCTCTCCCTCCCCGGCGAGGTCACCACCATCGACCTCGACGAGAACCTCGGCTGCCCCGGTGGCCGCAACGTGGGTCTGGCCCGGCTCCGCGCGTTCGGTGACGTGGACGTCGTGGTGGAACTCGACGACGACGGACTGCTCGTCGACGCGGACGTGCTGCGCCGCGTGCGCGATCTGTACGCGGCCGAACCCCGCCTGGGCATCGTCGGGTTCAGGATCGCCGACGAGCACGGGGAGACCCAGCGGCGCCATGTCCCGCGGGTCGGCGCGGGGGATCCGATGGAGGGCGGGTACGTCACCGGGTTCCTCGGCGGCGGGCACGCGCTGAGCATGGCCATGCTCGCCGAGACGGGGGACTGGCCGGCCGAGTTCTTCTTCGCGCACGAGGAGACCGACCTCGCCTGGCGGGCCGCCGACGCCGGCTGGAGCATCCTGTACGCCCCCGAGCTGCTCCTCCAGCACCCCAAGACCTCGCCCGCCCGGCACGCCATCTACTACCGGGTCACCGCCCGCAACCGCGTCTGGCTGGTCCGCCGCCGGCTCCCGCTCGCGCTGATCCCGGTCCACCTGGGCATCTGGACGCTGCTCACGCTCGTACGGACCCGGTCGGTCGCCGGGCTGCGGGCCTGGTTCGGCGGGTTCGTGGAGGGTGTGCGGGAATCGGCGGGGGAGCGGCGGCCGATGCGGTGGCGGACGGTGTGGCGGCTGACGCGGCTGGGGCGCCCGCCCGTCATCTGA